One stretch of Arachis duranensis cultivar V14167 chromosome 1, aradu.V14167.gnm2.J7QH, whole genome shotgun sequence DNA includes these proteins:
- the LOC107468043 gene encoding 65-kDa microtubule-associated protein 1 — MAVTDSQNPLLGEDTCGSLLNKLQEIWDEVGESDEERDKMLLQIEQECLDVYKRKVEQAAKSRACLLQSLSDAKIELCNLLSALGEKGFAGMPEKTSGTIKEQLAAIAPILEKLWQQKDERVKEFSDVQSQIEKICGEIAGDLSPSDQTGPPAVDESNLSLKKLDEFQSQLQELQKEKSERLHKVHEFVSTVHDLCSVLSMDFLSTVTEVHPSLDDSTSVNSKSISNGTLARLANTVSTLNEEKQKRLHKLQELASQLVDLWNLMDTPPEERSLFDHVTCNMSTSVDEVTVPGALALDLIEQAEVEVERLDQLKASRMKEIAFKKQAELEEIFARAHIEIEPEAAREKIMSLIDSGNIEPTELLADMDNQIAKAKEEALSRKEILDKVEKWMSACEEESWLEDYNRDDNRYNASRGAHLNLKRAEKARILVNKIPALVDTLVARTRAWEEVHDMSFAYDGVPLLAMLDEYAMLRHEREEEKRRMRDQKKYHEQQNTEQDSPFGTKPSPARPVGSKKVVGPRANGGANGTPNRRLSLNAHQNGSKSTSKDGKRDRQSAPLNYVSISKEDAASHVSGSEPVPASP; from the exons ATGGCAGTGACAGATTCACAAAATCCTCTTCTTGGAGAAGACACCTGTGGTTCCTTGTTAAATAAGCTGCAG GAAATATGGGATGAAGTTGGTGAGAGCGATGAGGAGCGAGACAAGATGCTTCTTCAAATAGAGCAAGAGTGCTTGGATGTGTACAAGAGAAAGGTTGAACAGGCTGCTAAGTCAAGGGCATGCCTTCTTCAATCTTTATCTGATGCTAAGATTGAGCTTTGTAATCTTCTATCGGCTCTTGGAGAGAAGGGCTTTGCTGGAATG CCGGAAAAAACTTCGGGCACTATCAAGGAACAGCTTGCAGCTATAGCACCAATACTTGAAAAGTTATGGCAACAAAAGGATGAAAGAGTAAAGGAGTTTTCGGATGTGCAGTCgcagattgaaaagatatgtgGAGAGATTGCCGGCGACTTGAGCCCTAGTGATCAGACAGGACCGCCCGCAGTTGATGAGTCTAATCTGTCCTTGAAGAAATTAGATGAATTTCAATCCCAACTACAAGAACTTCAAAAGGAAAAG AGTGAGAGGTTGCACAAGGTTCATGAATTTGTGAGTACTGTGCATGATCTTTGTTCGGTCCTTAGTATGGATTTCTTGAGTACTGTGACTGAGGTTCATCCGAGCTTAGATGATTCTACCAGTGTTAACTCCAAAAGCATAAGCAACGGCACACTAGCTCGGCTGGCTAATACAGTATCAACACTGAAtgaagaaaaacagaaaaggcTACACAAG CTCCAAGAATTGGCTTCCCAGTTGGTTGACCTGTGGAATCTAATGGATACTCCTCCGGAGGAGAGAAGTCTATTTGACCATGTTACCTGCAATATGTCAACTTCTGTGGATGAAGTCACTGTTCCTGGTGCTCTTGCTTTGGATCTGATTGAGCAG gCTGAAGTGGAAGTAGAGAGGCTCGATCAGCTGAAAGCCAGCAGGATGAAAGAAATTGCTTTCAAGAAGCAAGCAGAACTTGAAGAGATATTTGCCCGTGCTCATATTGAAATAGAGCCAGAAGCTGCTCGAGAGAAGATTATGTCGCTGATTGATTCTGGAAACATCGAACCAACTGAATTGCTGGCTGACATGGACAATCAAATAGCAAAGGCGAAAGAAGAAGCTTTAAGCCGAAAAGAAATATTGGACAAGGTTGAGAAGTGGATGTCAGCATGTGAGGAAGAGAGCTGGCTTGAGGACTATAATCGG GATGATAACAGGTATAATGCAAGCAGAGGTGCACACTTAAACCTGAAACGTGCAGAGAAAGCTAGGATACTAGTCAACAAAATTCCAG CTTTGGTTGACACATTGGTTGCTAGAACTCGAGCATGGGAAGAAGTTCATGACATGTCATTCGCATACGACGGTGTTCCCCTTCTTGCTATGTTAGATGAATACGCCATGCTCAGGcatgaaagagaagaggaaaaacGAAGGATGAGG GACCAAAAGAAGTATCATGAACAGCAAAACACAGAACAGGATTCTCCTTTTGGCACAAAACCCAGCCCTGCTCGGCCGGTTGGCAGCAAGAAGGTAGTTGGCCCTCGTGCTAACGGAGGAGCTAACGGCACTCCTAACCGACGACTCTCTCTGAATGCCCATCAGAATGGAAGCAAGTCTACATCAAAAGATGGGAAAAGGGATAGACAATCTGCTCCCCTGAATTATGTTTCCATATCAAAAGAAGATGCTGCTTCCCATGTTTCTGGTTCTGAACCAGTCCCCGCATCACCCTAA
- the LOC107473281 gene encoding indole-3-acetate O-methyltransferase 1 yields MLPAMGDNVVVSNMELEKLLSMKGGRGEASYVNNSQAQAMHAKSMLHLLKETLDRVEVDASREMPFVVVDLGCSCGINTINVVDVMIKHIMKRYEGLGLDPPEFTAFFSDLPSNDFNTLFQLLPPMPNYGVSMEECLAAKNHRSYFAAGVPGSFYRRLFPARSINVFHSAFSLHWLSQVPEAVTEKRSSAYNKGRVFIHGANEITAIAYKKQFQSDLAAFLRSRSVEMKRGGSMFLVCLGRTSVDPTDQGGAGLLFGTHFQDAWDDLVLQGLISSEKRDSFNIPVYAPSLQDFKEVVEGDGSFAIHKLEVFKGGSPLVVDQPDNASQVGKALANTCRSVSGVLVDAHIGEDLSHELFLRVEHRATCHGKDLLEQLQFYHIVASLSFLQS; encoded by the exons ATGTTGCCCGCTATGGGAGACAATGTTGTAGTGTCCAATATGGAGCTAGAGAAGTTGCTTAGCATGAAAGGAGGCAGAGGAGAAGCCAGCTATGTCAACAATTCCCAAGCACAG GCCATGCATGCGAAGTCAATGCTTCACCTTCTAAAAGAAACCCTAGACAGAGTTGAAGTAGATGCATCAAGAGAGATGCCATTTGTGGTGGTGGATTTGGGTTGTTCATGTGGGATCAACACAATAAACGTTGTGGATGTGATGATAAAGCACATTATGAAGCGCTATGAGGGTTTGGGATTGGATCCACCCGAATTCACAGCTTTCTTCTCCGATCTTCCTAGCAATGACTTCAACACTCTCTTTCAGCTCCTTCCACCCATGCCTAACTATGGAGTCAGCATGGAAGAGTGCCTCGCCGCCAAAAACCACCGTTCTTACTTTGCCGCCGGAGTCCCCGGCTCTTTCTACCGGAGGCTTTTTCCGGCCAGGTCCATCAATGTTTTCCACTCTGCCTTCTCTTTACATTGGTTATCTCAG GTGCCAGAAGCAGTAACGGAGAAGAGGTCAAGTGCATACAACAAAGGGAGAGTGTTCATCCATGGAGCCAATGAGATAACAGCAATTGCATACAAGAAACAGTTCCAATCAGACTTGGCAGCGTTCCTGAGGTCAAGATCtgtggagatgaagagaggtgggTCCATGTTCTTGGTTTGCTTGGGTAGAACCTCTGTGGACCCCACCGACCAGGGTGGTGCTGGTCTCCTCTTTGGGACCCACTTTCAGGATGCTTGGGATGATCTTGTCCTTCAG GGGTTAATTAGCAGTGAGAAACGTGACAGTTTCAACATTCCAGTTTATGCACCAAGCCTACAAGACTTCAAGGAGGTGGTTGAAGGTGACGGGTCATTCGCCATCCACAAGCTGGAGGTTTTCAAAGGAGGAAGCCCTCTTGTGGTTGACCAACCGGACAACGCCAGCCAAGTCGGAAAGGCCCTGGCCAACACCTGCCGGAGTGTCTCCGGCGTCCTTGTTGACGCCCACATCGGAGAAGACCTTAGCCACGAGCTCTTTCTTAGAGTGGAGCACAGAGCTACCTGCCATGGCAAAGACTTGTTAGAACAACTTCAGTTCTATCACATAGTTGCatccctttcttttcttcaatcATAA
- the LOC107467957 gene encoding putative BPI/LBP family protein At1g04970 — MAPFILLVLVSLLLVPTSSYVQQTKEGFISGVISDKGLDFAKDILIEQGIASIVQLQLPEIEKSVQVPFIGNAKVVLSEITIKDIQVNSSSVVSGESGIFLVVSGATADLAMKWRYSCSSWLIPIGISDSGNATVKVKGMQVGLSVDLRNEEGTLKLILLDYGCYVGDLSIKLEGGASWLYQVLVDAFQGNIASAVEDGISDKVSEGIGKLDTLLQSLPKQISVDNFAELNVSFVGNPVLSSTSIAIAINGLFTERNVVLVPQRYQKRLQVSSACGGLPKMIKVSIHENVFRSASLVYFREGSMQMIIDELPNQAILNTAEWRFIVPQLYKKYPNDDMQLNISASSPPVILVDYQDIRASVLVDITIDVLEAGEVIPVACISVDISASCSVDIIRNKINGRLKLEEFSAYLKWSKIGKLHISLIQSLISTALKTVVIPYLNLELKKGLALPTIDGFAFQNANILYLPPWIAVCTDVSYLEDYYLTQHSAHVS; from the exons ATGGCACCCTTTATTCTTTTGGTGCTTGTATCCCTTCTATTAGTTCCAACAAGTTCTTATGTTCAACAAACTAAAGAGGGTTTCATCTCTGGAGTTATATCTGACAAGGGTCTTGATTTTGCAAAGGATATACTAATAGAACAAGGTATTGCCTCCATTGTTCAGCTTCAGCTGCCAGAGATTGAGAAATCTGTTCAAGTCCCTTTCATTGGAAATGCTAAAGTGGTTCTTTCTGAGATTACGATCAAGGATATTCAAGTAAATTCATCTTCTGTTGTGAGTGGAGAGAGTGGAATCTTTCTAGTTGTTTCTGGTGCCACTGCGGATTTGGCTATGAAGTGGAGGTATTCATGTAGCAGTTGGTTAATCCCAATTGGGATTTCGGATAGTGGGAATGCAACTGTGAAG GTTAAAGGTATGCAAGTGGGGCTTTCAGTAGATTTAAGGAATGAAGAAGGAACTCTTAAGTTGATTCTCTTAGATTATGGATGTTATGTTGGAGATTTGTCTATAAAGTTGGAAGGTGGAGCATCTTGGCTGTACCAAGT CTTAGTGGATGCTTTTCAAGGGAACATAGCATCTGCAGTTGAAGATGGAATTTCAGATAAAGTAAGTGAAGGCATAGGGAAGCTTGACACTTTATTGCAGTCTCTTCCAAAGCAAATCTCTGTGGACAACTTTGCAGAGCTAAATGTTTCTTTCGTTGGCAATCCTGTCCTGAGTAGTACTTCAATTGCAATTGCGATTAACGGCTTATTCACAGAGAGAAATGTCGTTTTAGTACCTCAACGTTACCAAAAAAGATTACAGGTTTCTTCTGCATGTGGTGGTTTACCAAAGATGATAAAGGTTTCAATCCATGAAAATGTGTTCAGATCTGCTTCTCTAGTTTACTTCAGG GAAGGTAGTATGCAAATGATTATTGATGAACTACCTAATCAGGCCATTTTGAACACTGCTGAATGGAGATTCATAGTTCCTCAACTATACAAAAAGTATCCGAACGACGACATGCAGCTTAATATATCTGCATCTTCTCCACCAGTGATACTAGTGGATTACCAAGATATCCGTGCGTCTGTTTTAGTAGACATAACGATTGATGTTCTTGAAGCTGGTGAAGTCATACCTGTTGCCTGCATCTCAGTG GATATTAGTGCTTCGTGTTCTGTGGACATTATACGAAACAAAATCAATGGTAGGCTCAAATTGGAAGAGTTTTCTGCATACCTGAAATGGAGCAAAATAGGAAAATTGCACATAAGTCTGATTCAG TCATTAATATCAACGGCTCTGAAAACTGTTGTCATACCGTACCTTAACTTGGAACTGAAGAAAGGATTAGCACTGCCAACCATTGATGGTTTTGCCTTTCAGAATGCAAATATCTTGTACCTTCCTCCATGGATTGCAGTGTGTACTGATGTTTCTTACTTAGAAGACTACTATCTCACTCAGCATTCAGCTCATGTATCATAA